Proteins encoded within one genomic window of Amycolatopsis nigrescens CSC17Ta-90:
- a CDS encoding glutamate synthase subunit beta codes for MADPQGFMKHERAEPPKRPLDERLGDWREVYADVDPAERNREVRAQATRCMDCGIPFCHSGTAGCPLGNLIPEWNDLVRRGDWMAASDRLHATNNFPEFTGKLCPAPCEAGCVLSISPLSGGPVAIKRVEQTIADQSWEMGIVTPQSAGVSSGQRVAVVGSGPAGLAAAQQLTRAGHEVTVFERDDRLGGLLRYGIPEFKMEKKALDRRLAQLYKEGTKFVTGCEVGVDLTVEQLRTDYDAVVLAVGALRGRDDTVTPGRELAGVHLAMEHLVPANRYVEGDGPPEIDAAGKHVVIIGGGDTGADCYGTATRQGALSVTQLDQYPKPPSTRDDDRSPWPTWPYILRTYPAHEEAGERRFAVAVKRFAGDENGRVRAIELQRVRVSKDPATGRREVVPTSDEVEELPADLVLLAIGFEGVEHMRLLDELGLSLSPRGTLSCGADWQTESPGVFVCGDAHRGASLVVWAIAEGRSVANAVDAFLTGASDLPAPVHPTALPLAVV; via the coding sequence GTGGCTGATCCGCAGGGCTTTATGAAGCATGAACGTGCGGAGCCGCCGAAGCGTCCGCTGGACGAGCGGCTCGGTGACTGGCGTGAGGTCTACGCCGACGTCGACCCGGCGGAGCGGAACCGGGAGGTGCGCGCTCAGGCGACCCGCTGCATGGACTGCGGGATTCCGTTCTGCCACTCGGGTACGGCGGGTTGCCCGCTGGGCAATCTGATCCCGGAGTGGAACGACCTGGTGCGCCGCGGTGACTGGATGGCGGCCAGCGACCGGTTGCACGCGACCAACAACTTCCCCGAGTTCACCGGGAAGCTGTGTCCGGCGCCGTGCGAGGCCGGCTGCGTGCTGTCCATTTCGCCGTTGTCCGGCGGGCCGGTGGCGATCAAGCGGGTCGAGCAGACCATCGCGGACCAGTCCTGGGAGATGGGCATCGTGACCCCGCAGTCCGCGGGGGTGTCCTCCGGGCAGCGGGTCGCGGTGGTCGGTTCCGGTCCGGCCGGGCTGGCCGCCGCGCAGCAGCTGACCAGGGCCGGGCACGAGGTGACCGTGTTCGAGCGGGACGACCGGCTCGGCGGGCTGCTGCGTTACGGCATCCCCGAGTTCAAGATGGAGAAGAAGGCCCTCGACCGCCGGCTGGCGCAGCTTTACAAGGAGGGCACCAAGTTCGTCACCGGCTGCGAGGTCGGCGTGGACCTGACCGTGGAACAGCTGCGCACCGACTACGACGCGGTGGTGCTCGCCGTCGGCGCGCTGCGCGGGCGCGACGACACCGTGACTCCCGGTCGTGAGCTGGCCGGGGTGCATCTGGCCATGGAGCACCTGGTGCCGGCGAACCGGTACGTGGAGGGCGACGGGCCGCCGGAGATCGACGCCGCCGGCAAGCACGTGGTGATCATCGGCGGTGGCGACACCGGCGCTGACTGCTACGGCACCGCGACCCGCCAGGGCGCGCTTTCGGTGACCCAGCTGGACCAGTACCCGAAGCCACCGTCCACAAGGGACGATGACCGGTCGCCTTGGCCGACCTGGCCGTACATCCTGCGCACCTATCCTGCGCACGAAGAGGCGGGGGAGCGGCGGTTCGCGGTCGCCGTCAAGCGTTTCGCCGGTGACGAGAACGGCCGGGTGCGGGCGATCGAGCTGCAGCGGGTGCGGGTGTCCAAGGACCCGGCGACCGGGCGCCGCGAAGTGGTGCCGACCAGCGACGAGGTCGAGGAGCTGCCCGCCGACCTGGTGCTGCTGGCCATCGGCTTCGAAGGCGTGGAGCACATGCGGCTGCTGGACGAGCTCGGCCTGTCGCTCAGCCCGCGGGGCACCCTGTCCTGCGGCGCGGACTGGCAGACCGAGTCGCCGGGCGTGTTCGTCTGCGGCGACGCGCATCGCGGCGCGTCGCTGGTGGTGTGGGCGATCGCCGAGGGCCGCTCGGTGGCCAACGCCGTGGACGCCTTCCTCACCGGCGCCTCGGACCTGCCCGCCCCCGTGCACCCCACCGCCCTCCCCCTCGCCGTGGTCTGA
- a CDS encoding ClpX C4-type zinc finger protein: MSPAATESVIATCSFCSKRNTEVGTLVAGPGVFICDECVALCSTVIEGKPAEDGPHLAPWDQVTSADAVLTSLPRIAAAGAQVERNLAQWVLKARALGVTWARIGEAMGMTRQSAWERFSGEE; the protein is encoded by the coding sequence ATGTCGCCTGCCGCAACGGAGTCTGTGATCGCAACGTGCTCGTTCTGCTCGAAGCGGAACACCGAGGTGGGGACGCTTGTCGCCGGACCTGGAGTGTTCATCTGTGATGAGTGCGTGGCCCTCTGCTCGACGGTGATCGAAGGGAAACCCGCGGAGGATGGACCGCACCTTGCGCCGTGGGACCAGGTGACAAGCGCCGACGCGGTGCTGACGAGTCTGCCGCGAATCGCGGCCGCGGGAGCGCAGGTCGAGCGAAACCTCGCTCAATGGGTGCTCAAGGCACGTGCACTCGGAGTGACCTGGGCGCGCATCGGGGAGGCGATGGGGATGACCCGGCAGTCTGCGTGGGAGCGCTTCTCCGGCGAGGAGTAA
- a CDS encoding HNH endonuclease signature motif containing protein has product MDRDKACELLKDIQVIQEQKCKLEAEQLRLVARLNEVEERTRGVPAELALGLAVTENMAGKQIALAEALATRLPKTLQAMESGVIDGYKASKIFDATAVLSDEKAREVDTVMSERLAGKNPSSLRRSVNRVVARIDPKGYAARARRRRLDRKVELVHQGEGMTTLIVDVPVEVGTAIYARTDREAHALKVAGEPRTLDQLRADVLADRCLRERGTPRNPKADVYLYVDLTTLAGLNDNYAELTGSGPIPAWLAKEIAYNPGSTWRRVVTDPVTGLPVDVGRSSYRPPAALDRFIRIRDRECAHPGCHRPAQLADLDHTTDWAHGGPTDKTNLRGYCKRHHKLKDQPGWTHTDHTITTPAKATYTT; this is encoded by the coding sequence ATGGACAGGGACAAGGCTTGTGAGTTGTTGAAAGACATTCAGGTTATTCAGGAACAGAAATGCAAGTTGGAGGCGGAGCAGCTTCGGTTGGTGGCGAGGTTGAATGAGGTTGAAGAAAGAACTAGAGGGGTGCCAGCCGAGTTGGCGCTCGGGCTCGCAGTCACGGAGAACATGGCCGGTAAGCAGATCGCACTCGCTGAGGCGTTGGCGACACGGTTGCCGAAGACGTTGCAGGCTATGGAATCCGGGGTCATCGATGGGTACAAGGCATCCAAGATCTTCGATGCCACCGCCGTGCTCTCCGACGAGAAGGCCCGCGAAGTCGACACAGTGATGAGCGAACGGCTGGCGGGCAAAAACCCCTCCAGTCTGCGAAGGTCGGTGAACCGAGTGGTCGCCCGAATCGACCCGAAGGGATACGCCGCCCGCGCTCGACGCCGACGGCTGGACCGCAAGGTCGAACTGGTGCATCAAGGCGAAGGCATGACCACTCTGATTGTCGATGTGCCTGTCGAAGTCGGCACAGCGATCTACGCCCGCACCGATCGTGAAGCCCATGCGCTGAAGGTCGCCGGTGAACCCCGCACACTGGACCAACTTCGGGCCGATGTGCTGGCGGATCGGTGTCTCCGCGAACGCGGCACACCGCGTAACCCGAAGGCCGACGTGTACCTGTATGTCGACCTGACCACGTTGGCCGGTTTGAACGACAACTACGCCGAACTCACCGGCTCCGGACCCATCCCCGCCTGGCTCGCCAAGGAAATCGCCTACAACCCCGGCTCCACCTGGCGCCGCGTAGTGACCGACCCCGTTACTGGTCTCCCGGTAGATGTCGGCCGCAGCAGCTACCGGCCACCCGCCGCACTCGACCGCTTTATCCGCATCCGCGACCGCGAATGCGCCCACCCTGGCTGCCACCGACCAGCCCAACTAGCCGACCTCGACCACACCACCGACTGGGCACACGGCGGACCGACCGACAAAACCAACCTCCGCGGCTACTGCAAACGCCACCACAAACTCAAAGACCAACCCGGCTGGACCCACACCGACCACACCATCACCACCCCAGCCAAAGCCACCTACACCACCTAG
- a CDS encoding carboxylesterase family protein, which produces MAVSVFRNISYAAAPTGAARFAAPVPVHDVRGFDGQGPTAPAPERRFPLDLSPVLGHGWARGDDYLTVNVWTPSTTGNAPVLVFVHGGGFVSGTGQAPLYDGTSFARDGVVLVTLNYRLGAPGWLDLPDAPRNRGLLDVVAALKWVQEHIAGFGGDPDQVTVFGQSAGAMIVSALLVTPEAAGLFRHAISQSGGLSTITGEQAAETTRALADLLDVPATAAAFAAIPDERLVAALAEVPGGSRLTPLGVVLDDVPPAHPVDLLAGTNSQESLLYQLPEHSAAIDDMFRTGQERLVARYDKAHTYEFDWRDGPFGACHTAELPFVFDNTDLPALRTEKGLLGPEIPPTLATEMHGAWVRFAQTGDPGWPSHVFR; this is translated from the coding sequence ATGGCGGTGAGCGTGTTCCGCAACATCTCCTACGCCGCCGCACCGACCGGGGCCGCGCGGTTCGCCGCACCGGTGCCGGTGCACGACGTGCGCGGTTTTGACGGGCAGGGCCCGACCGCTCCGGCGCCGGAGCGGCGGTTCCCGCTGGACCTGAGCCCGGTGCTGGGGCACGGCTGGGCCCGAGGCGACGACTACCTGACGGTCAACGTCTGGACCCCGTCCACCACGGGCAACGCGCCGGTGCTGGTCTTCGTGCACGGCGGCGGGTTCGTCTCCGGCACCGGTCAGGCACCGCTGTACGACGGGACTTCGTTCGCCCGCGACGGTGTTGTGCTGGTGACGTTGAACTACCGGCTCGGCGCGCCCGGCTGGCTGGACCTGCCGGACGCGCCGCGGAACCGGGGCCTGCTGGACGTGGTCGCCGCGCTGAAGTGGGTTCAGGAGCACATCGCGGGGTTCGGCGGGGATCCGGACCAGGTCACCGTGTTCGGGCAGTCGGCGGGCGCGATGATCGTCAGCGCCCTGCTGGTGACGCCCGAAGCGGCCGGCCTGTTCCGACACGCGATCAGCCAGAGCGGCGGGCTGAGCACGATCACCGGCGAGCAGGCAGCGGAGACCACCCGCGCACTGGCGGACCTGCTGGACGTGCCGGCGACCGCGGCGGCGTTCGCCGCGATCCCCGACGAACGCCTCGTCGCCGCACTCGCCGAAGTACCAGGGGGTTCGCGGCTCACCCCGCTCGGCGTGGTGCTCGACGACGTGCCCCCGGCGCATCCGGTGGACCTGCTGGCCGGCACGAACTCGCAGGAGTCGCTGCTCTACCAGCTGCCCGAGCACAGCGCGGCGATCGACGACATGTTCCGCACCGGGCAGGAACGCCTGGTAGCCCGGTACGACAAGGCGCACACCTACGAGTTCGACTGGCGCGACGGCCCGTTCGGCGCCTGCCACACCGCGGAGCTTCCGTTCGTGTTCGACAACACCGACCTGCCCGCCCTTCGCACCGAGAAAGGCTTGCTGGGCCCCGAAATCCCGCCCACCCTCGCCACGGAAATGCACGGCGCGTGGGTCCGCTTCGCCCAAACCGGCGACCCCGGCTGGCCTTCCCACGTCTTCCGCTGA
- a CDS encoding MBL fold metallo-hydrolase, translating into METITLGNVDITRVVELPSTGLPRDFIFPDVAMEHWDRHRNWLAPEFLEPAADEVRTMIQTWLVRSEGRTILIDTGIGNGRERPYMPFFAHLNTGFLDELAAAAVRPEDVDVVICTHLHGDHVGWNTYLSGREWRPTFPNAEYVIARADFDYWNPESEIRTRSGRGMQNVFEDSVAPVHLAGQTVLWEGDHYDVDANLRIEPAPGHTPGSSVVRLRSGGDSAIFVGDLLHSPLQIAEPDCGPCFDEDEDQARVARRRVLEWSADHNALMFPAHFPGAGAAEVRRDGGTFAVKEWATWR; encoded by the coding sequence ATGGAAACCATCACCCTCGGAAACGTGGACATCACCCGCGTGGTCGAGCTGCCCTCGACGGGACTGCCGCGCGACTTCATCTTTCCCGACGTGGCCATGGAGCACTGGGACCGGCACCGGAACTGGCTGGCCCCCGAGTTCCTGGAGCCGGCCGCCGACGAGGTCCGCACCATGATCCAGACCTGGCTGGTCCGCAGCGAGGGCCGGACGATCCTGATCGACACCGGCATCGGCAACGGCAGGGAACGGCCGTACATGCCGTTCTTCGCCCACCTCAACACCGGCTTCCTGGACGAGCTCGCCGCCGCGGCGGTCCGGCCGGAGGACGTGGACGTGGTGATCTGCACGCACCTGCACGGCGACCACGTCGGCTGGAACACCTATCTCTCCGGCCGCGAGTGGCGGCCGACCTTCCCGAACGCGGAGTACGTGATCGCGCGCGCCGACTTCGACTACTGGAACCCCGAGAGCGAAATCCGCACCCGCTCGGGACGTGGGATGCAGAACGTGTTCGAGGACAGCGTCGCGCCGGTCCACCTGGCCGGGCAGACCGTGCTCTGGGAAGGCGACCACTACGACGTCGACGCCAACCTGCGCATCGAACCGGCCCCCGGGCACACGCCGGGTTCCTCGGTCGTCCGGCTGCGCTCGGGCGGCGACAGCGCCATCTTCGTCGGCGACCTGCTGCACAGCCCGCTGCAGATCGCCGAGCCGGACTGCGGTCCCTGCTTCGACGAGGACGAGGACCAGGCGCGGGTTGCGCGGCGGCGGGTACTGGAATGGTCCGCGGACCACAACGCGCTGATGTTCCCCGCGCATTTCCCCGGCGCGGGCGCGGCCGAGGTGCGGCGTGACGGCGGCACGTTCGCGGTGAAGGAGTGGGCGACATGGCGGTGA
- a CDS encoding helix-turn-helix transcriptional regulator: MTIAGRDTESAAVLGLSSGVLVVTGEPGVGKSTLLELAAGAHRGRVLRMTGSSSELNLPFAGLHHLLRPVLDETAGLPERQRSALLSAIGLEDAGAPDRMLIGVALLSLLSDLAQVSPVLVVADDLQWIDPGSLEVLAFAARRIDDEPLAVLAGTRDTAGFAGLPALTLRPLDARASGLLLDRQPNPPTGRRRLRILDQAAGNPLALVELARADCADEDLLPLTDRLTRVFAADLEALPEATRYALLLVAADENASLAAQAEALAPAETAGLLRIAGGRARFRHPLVRSAIYHSAPLALRRRAHRALAESLDDEPDRRAWHLAAAADGPDERIAAALEETAAGAGARGGHAAAAAALERAAELSPRRQDRARRLVTAAGAAVYTGQPHWVEQLAAKAAAITDDPALAAEASLRVGQVLTLTAEHGTALSSLMRAAEEPALARIAMASAAVAGFYSGEETDRLAVRARADGDPWTLAVTDPNKRRAELAATLPSLVEQAGMDPGPLLSLGAMAWLLDETALAVRIFDDALHRWRMRGALPTGLGCSAGWAYLDHGLWAQARLAATGSTATTAAGAGLAHVDAAGRSLEAAALALAGDTAEARATAVAGLSLVDPDCSRAVAARLRWALGMAAVADGDQVSAYEQFRLLFTAAGDPCHYACSDAGLAELAAAAVRTGHDAEAAEIVERAAERLGEDLSPRMRARLHRARALLAPEAAEPHFEAALADAAGGQWPFERAQLLLDYAEWLRRRRRIADARPKLLAAMEIFRRLGARPWIERTQGELRAAGVDAEPAAPSLTSLTSLTSLTSLTSLTPQQQQIIRLAAQGLSNREIGERLFLSPRTVGSHLYRSFPKLGVTTRTQLRDLVDASC; encoded by the coding sequence GTGACCATCGCCGGGCGGGACACCGAAAGCGCCGCTGTGCTCGGCCTGAGCAGCGGCGTGCTGGTCGTGACGGGTGAGCCGGGCGTGGGCAAGAGCACACTGCTCGAATTGGCGGCCGGGGCGCACCGGGGCCGGGTGCTCCGGATGACCGGGAGTTCGAGCGAGCTGAACCTGCCGTTCGCCGGGCTGCACCACCTGCTGCGGCCGGTGCTCGATGAAACGGCCGGATTGCCGGAGCGGCAGCGTTCGGCGCTGCTCAGCGCCATCGGACTGGAGGACGCCGGCGCACCCGACCGGATGCTGATCGGCGTCGCGCTGCTCTCCCTGCTGTCCGACCTCGCCCAGGTTTCGCCGGTGCTGGTGGTCGCCGACGACCTGCAGTGGATCGACCCAGGTTCGCTGGAGGTGCTCGCCTTCGCCGCCAGGCGGATCGACGACGAACCCCTCGCCGTGCTCGCCGGGACAAGGGACACGGCCGGGTTCGCCGGCCTTCCGGCGCTCACGCTGCGACCGCTCGACGCGCGCGCTTCCGGTCTCCTGCTGGACCGGCAGCCGAACCCGCCGACCGGCCGTCGCCGGCTCCGCATCCTCGACCAGGCCGCCGGAAACCCGCTGGCGCTGGTCGAGCTGGCCAGGGCGGACTGCGCCGACGAAGACCTGCTGCCGCTGACCGACCGGCTGACGCGGGTGTTCGCCGCCGACCTGGAAGCCCTGCCCGAAGCCACCCGTTACGCGCTGCTGCTGGTGGCGGCGGACGAGAATGCCTCGCTGGCAGCGCAGGCCGAGGCGCTGGCGCCCGCCGAGACCGCCGGCCTGCTCCGGATCGCCGGCGGGCGCGCCCGGTTTCGGCATCCGCTGGTCCGGTCTGCGATCTACCATTCCGCGCCGCTGGCCTTACGGCGACGGGCGCACCGTGCGCTCGCCGAGTCGCTCGACGACGAACCCGACCGGCGTGCCTGGCATCTGGCGGCCGCCGCCGACGGGCCGGACGAGCGGATCGCCGCCGCGCTGGAGGAAACCGCGGCCGGTGCCGGTGCCCGCGGCGGGCACGCGGCCGCGGCCGCCGCGCTGGAACGCGCGGCCGAGCTGAGCCCGCGGCGGCAGGACCGCGCGCGCCGCCTGGTGACCGCGGCCGGGGCGGCGGTCTACACCGGGCAGCCGCACTGGGTGGAGCAGCTCGCCGCGAAGGCCGCCGCGATCACCGACGATCCGGCGCTGGCGGCCGAGGCGTCGCTGCGGGTCGGGCAGGTGCTCACGCTGACCGCCGAGCACGGCACCGCGCTGTCCTCGCTGATGCGGGCGGCCGAAGAGCCGGCGCTGGCGCGGATTGCGATGGCGTCGGCGGCGGTAGCCGGTTTCTACTCTGGTGAGGAGACAGACCGGCTCGCCGTCCGTGCGCGTGCTGACGGCGACCCGTGGACGCTGGCGGTGACCGATCCGAACAAGCGCCGGGCGGAACTCGCGGCCACGCTGCCGTCGCTGGTCGAACAGGCCGGGATGGATCCGGGGCCGCTCCTCTCGCTCGGCGCGATGGCCTGGCTGCTCGACGAAACCGCGCTGGCGGTGCGGATCTTCGACGACGCCCTGCACCGCTGGCGGATGCGCGGCGCGCTGCCGACCGGGCTGGGCTGCTCGGCCGGCTGGGCGTACCTGGACCACGGGCTCTGGGCACAGGCTCGGCTGGCCGCCACCGGCAGCACCGCGACCACCGCCGCCGGTGCCGGGCTCGCCCACGTCGACGCCGCCGGCCGGTCGCTCGAAGCGGCCGCACTCGCACTCGCCGGGGACACCGCCGAAGCCCGTGCCACCGCCGTCGCCGGACTGTCCCTTGTGGACCCCGACTGCAGTCGCGCGGTGGCCGCCCGGCTCCGGTGGGCGCTGGGCATGGCCGCCGTCGCCGACGGTGACCAGGTGAGCGCCTACGAACAGTTCCGCCTGCTGTTCACCGCGGCGGGCGACCCGTGCCACTACGCGTGCTCGGATGCCGGGCTGGCCGAGCTCGCGGCGGCGGCCGTGCGGACCGGTCATGACGCCGAGGCCGCGGAAATCGTGGAGCGCGCCGCCGAACGCCTCGGGGAGGACCTCTCACCCCGGATGCGAGCCCGGCTGCACCGCGCGCGGGCCCTGCTCGCCCCGGAGGCCGCCGAGCCGCACTTCGAGGCGGCACTGGCCGACGCCGCCGGCGGGCAATGGCCCTTCGAGCGGGCGCAGCTTCTGCTGGACTACGCGGAATGGCTGCGGCGCCGTCGCCGGATCGCGGACGCCCGCCCGAAACTGCTCGCCGCGATGGAGATCTTCCGCCGCCTCGGCGCCCGCCCGTGGATCGAGCGCACCCAGGGCGAACTGCGGGCCGCCGGGGTCGACGCCGAACCCGCCGCGCCGTCCCTGACCTCACTGACCTCCCTAACCTCACTGACCTCACTGACCTCACTGACCCCGCAACAGCAGCAGATCATCCGGCTGGCCGCGCAGGGGCTGAGCAACCGCGAGATCGGTGAACGGCTCTTCCTCTCGCCGCGGACCGTCGGCTCGCACCTCTACCGCAGCTTCCCCAAACTCGGCGTCACCACCCGGACGCAGCTGCGCGACCTGGTCGACGCGTCCTGCTGA
- a CDS encoding trypsin-like serine peptidase translates to MKRAAFRPGVVLAALSLAAAAFTAPASAAPAAASTGTAVHPAANTPAKAGSATGFWTAENMRSAIPMERLLQPRQVRPADVARGVASIIPQVLPTSGEAWAGGGKVVSTAGRVFFTFNGQKASCSGDAVTSANRSVVVTAGHCVKYQGTWHTDWIFVPGYDNGNAPHGEWAAKSTLTTPQWEASEDINYDVGAAVVGQVDGKSLTDVVGSQGIAFNQERNQDMYAFGYPAADPYDGTKLIYCSGTTFTDFLLSQDHGLSCGMTGGSSGGPWFLNFDEATGAGVQASVNSFGYTFLPGFMFGPYFGADAQALYATAQAA, encoded by the coding sequence ATGAAGCGAGCAGCATTCCGGCCGGGCGTCGTGCTGGCCGCGTTGAGCCTGGCCGCGGCGGCCTTCACCGCACCGGCATCAGCGGCACCGGCGGCGGCGTCGACCGGGACGGCGGTCCACCCCGCGGCTAACACTCCGGCGAAGGCCGGGTCGGCGACCGGTTTCTGGACCGCGGAGAACATGCGTTCCGCCATTCCGATGGAGCGGTTGCTCCAGCCCCGGCAGGTCCGACCCGCGGACGTGGCGCGCGGCGTGGCGTCGATCATCCCGCAGGTGCTCCCCACCTCCGGGGAGGCATGGGCCGGTGGCGGCAAGGTGGTCTCCACCGCCGGCCGGGTGTTCTTCACCTTCAACGGCCAGAAGGCGTCCTGCAGCGGTGACGCGGTCACCAGCGCCAACCGCAGCGTGGTGGTGACCGCCGGGCACTGCGTGAAGTACCAGGGCACCTGGCACACCGACTGGATCTTCGTGCCCGGCTACGACAACGGCAACGCGCCGCACGGCGAGTGGGCCGCGAAGTCCACTTTGACCACGCCGCAGTGGGAAGCCAGCGAAGACATCAACTACGACGTCGGCGCCGCGGTCGTCGGCCAGGTGGACGGCAAGTCGCTGACCGACGTGGTGGGCAGCCAGGGCATCGCGTTCAACCAGGAGCGCAACCAGGACATGTACGCCTTCGGCTACCCGGCGGCCGACCCCTATGACGGCACGAAGCTGATCTACTGCAGCGGCACCACGTTCACCGACTTCCTGCTCTCGCAGGACCACGGCCTGTCCTGCGGGATGACCGGCGGCTCCTCCGGCGGCCCCTGGTTCCTGAACTTCGACGAGGCGACCGGCGCCGGGGTGCAGGCTTCGGTGAACAGCTTCGGCTACACCTTCCTGCCCGGTTTCATGTTCGGCCCCTACTTCGGTGCCGACGCCCAGGCGCTCTACGCCACCGCTCAGGCAGCCTGA
- a CDS encoding class II 3-deoxy-7-phosphoheptulonate synthase: protein MNWTVDVPIDTLPELPPLPPELRAKLDDALERPAAQQPEWPDAELTRRARAVLESVPPITVPAEIDRLRDRLAMVARGEGFLLQGGDCAETFESNTEPHIRANLRTLLQMAVVLTYGASLPVVKVARIAGQYAKPRSSATDALGLPVYRGDIVNSLVAKPELRVPDPGRMIRAYANAGAAMNLVRALTGAGMADLAQVHDWNKDFVRVSPAGERYEALAAEIDRGLRFMSACGVTDTSLHSTEIFASHEALLLDYERSMLRLDNADAANPKLYNLSSHFLWIGERTRQLDGAHVAFAELMSNPIGLKIGPTTTPEQAVEYVQRLDPRNEPGRLTLISRMGNSKVREVLPAIVEKVESSGHKVIWQCDPMHGNTHEASTGYKTRHFDRIVDEVQGFFEVHRKLGSYPGGIHVELTGEDVTECLGGAQDISDLDLSGRYETACDPRLNTQQSLELAFLVAEMLRS from the coding sequence GTGAACTGGACCGTGGACGTCCCCATCGACACCCTCCCCGAGCTTCCGCCGCTTCCGCCCGAGCTGCGGGCCAAGCTCGACGACGCGTTGGAACGCCCCGCGGCGCAGCAGCCGGAGTGGCCGGACGCGGAGCTGACCAGGCGGGCACGGGCCGTGCTGGAGAGCGTGCCGCCGATCACCGTGCCCGCCGAGATCGACCGGCTGCGCGACAGGCTGGCCATGGTCGCCCGCGGTGAGGGCTTCCTGCTCCAGGGCGGCGACTGCGCGGAGACCTTCGAGTCCAACACCGAGCCGCACATCAGGGCGAACCTGCGCACCCTGCTGCAGATGGCCGTGGTGCTCACCTACGGCGCGAGCCTGCCGGTGGTCAAGGTCGCCAGGATCGCCGGGCAGTACGCCAAGCCGCGGTCCAGCGCCACCGACGCGCTCGGCCTGCCGGTCTACCGGGGCGACATCGTCAACTCGCTGGTCGCCAAGCCCGAGCTGCGGGTGCCCGACCCCGGCCGGATGATCCGCGCCTACGCGAACGCGGGCGCCGCGATGAACCTGGTGCGGGCGCTGACCGGCGCCGGGATGGCCGACCTCGCGCAGGTGCACGACTGGAACAAGGACTTCGTGCGGGTCTCCCCTGCCGGTGAGCGGTACGAGGCGCTGGCCGCCGAGATCGACCGCGGGCTGCGCTTCATGTCCGCCTGCGGGGTCACCGACACCTCGCTGCACTCCACCGAGATCTTCGCCAGCCACGAGGCGCTGCTGCTGGACTACGAGCGCTCGATGCTGCGGCTGGACAACGCGGACGCGGCGAACCCGAAGCTGTACAACCTGTCCTCGCACTTCCTGTGGATCGGCGAGCGGACAAGGCAGCTCGACGGGGCGCACGTGGCGTTCGCCGAGCTGATGTCCAACCCGATCGGGCTGAAGATCGGCCCGACCACCACCCCGGAACAGGCCGTGGAGTACGTGCAGCGGCTCGACCCGCGCAACGAGCCCGGTCGGCTCACGCTGATCTCGCGGATGGGCAACAGCAAGGTGCGCGAGGTGCTGCCTGCCATCGTGGAGAAGGTGGAGTCCTCCGGGCACAAGGTCATCTGGCAGTGCGACCCGATGCACGGCAACACCCACGAAGCCTCCACCGGCTACAAGACCCGGCACTTCGACCGGATCGTGGACGAGGTGCAGGGCTTCTTCGAGGTGCACCGCAAGCTCGGCAGCTACCCCGGCGGCATCCACGTCGAGCTGACCGGCGAGGACGTCACCGAATGCCTCGGCGGCGCGCAGGACATCTCCGACCTCGACCTCTCCGGCCGCTACGAGACCGCCTGCGACCCGCGGCTCAACACCCAGCAGTCACTGGAGCTCGCGTTCCTGGTCGCCGAGATGCTCCGCAGCTGA